The Moorena sp. SIOASIH genome includes a window with the following:
- a CDS encoding calcium-binding protein, with amino-acid sequence MNSTNNITGTAGDDNLFGTVGNDYINGFGGNDTISGSEGIDTLIGGSGNDLIYGGSQLDVISGGSGNDTIFGSEGDNVIYGGSGNDIIYSGSGDDYIRSGSGYDTLWLGGGEDRIVLDTGNGYDTVNNFQLGLTTFDVANPNQVSIVDGQDGAEIFSGGDLLAVVSSTQASTLYDNFNDVFV; translated from the coding sequence ATGAATTCTACCAATAATATCACGGGAACAGCAGGTGATGATAACCTGTTTGGCACTGTCGGAAACGATTATATTAACGGTTTCGGTGGCAATGACACGATCTCTGGTAGTGAGGGAATTGATACCCTTATCGGTGGCAGTGGTAATGACCTGATCTACGGTGGTTCACAGCTGGATGTGATTAGCGGTGGTAGCGGTAACGATACCATCTTCGGCAGTGAGGGTGATAATGTAATCTATGGTGGTTCTGGTAATGACATCATCTATTCTGGCTCTGGCGATGATTACATTCGCAGTGGCAGTGGTTACGACACCCTGTGGCTAGGGGGTGGTGAGGATCGAATTGTCCTCGACACCGGCAATGGATATGATACCGTCAACAACTTCCAGCTTGGTCTAACTACCTTTGATGTTGCCAATCCTAATCAGGTGAGCATCGTTGATGGTCAGGATGGTGCTGAAATCTTTAGCGGCGGAGACCTCCTGGCTGTGGTGAGTTCGACTCAAGCTAGTACTCTCTACGACAATTTCAATGACGTGTTTGTCTAG